The following are from one region of the Pseudomonas putida genome:
- the coxB gene encoding cytochrome c oxidase subunit II → MMRHPHVWMGLLLWSVFGQANAAWTVNMHPGATEVSNAVFDLHMTIFWICVIIGVVVFGAMFWSMVIHRRSTGQQAAHFHEHTWVEILWTVVPFLILVAMAIPATKTLIDIYDASESDIDIQVTGYQWKWHYKYLGQDVEFFSNLATPADQIHNQAPKDEHYLLEVDQPLVLPVGAKVRFLVTAADVIHSWWVPAFAVKRDAIPGFVNEAWTRIEKPGIYRGQCTELCGKDHGFMPVVVEVKSRADYDTWLGERKAEAAKLKELTSKEWTLEELVERGDKVYHTTCVACHQAEGQGLPPMFPALKGSKIATGPKEGHLGIVFHGKPGTAMAAFGKQLSEVDIAAVVTYERNAWGNNKGDMVTPKDVLALKQAEAQ, encoded by the coding sequence ATGATGCGACATCCACATGTCTGGATGGGCCTCCTGTTGTGGTCGGTTTTTGGTCAGGCCAACGCCGCCTGGACCGTGAACATGCACCCAGGGGCGACGGAAGTCTCCAACGCCGTCTTCGACCTGCACATGACCATCTTCTGGATCTGCGTGATCATCGGCGTAGTTGTCTTTGGCGCGATGTTCTGGTCCATGGTCATCCACCGCCGCTCCACCGGGCAGCAGGCTGCGCATTTTCACGAGCACACCTGGGTGGAAATCCTCTGGACCGTTGTCCCTTTCCTGATCCTGGTCGCCATGGCCATCCCGGCCACCAAGACCCTCATCGACATCTACGATGCCAGCGAGTCGGACATCGATATCCAGGTTACCGGCTACCAGTGGAAGTGGCACTACAAGTACCTGGGCCAGGACGTGGAGTTCTTCAGCAACCTGGCCACCCCCGCCGACCAGATCCATAACCAGGCCCCCAAGGACGAGCACTACCTGCTCGAAGTCGACCAGCCGCTGGTGCTGCCGGTTGGCGCCAAGGTGCGCTTCCTGGTGACCGCTGCCGACGTCATCCACTCCTGGTGGGTGCCAGCCTTCGCAGTCAAGCGTGATGCCATCCCCGGCTTCGTCAACGAAGCCTGGACCCGTATCGAGAAACCCGGCATCTACCGCGGTCAGTGCACCGAGCTATGCGGCAAGGACCATGGCTTCATGCCGGTGGTAGTCGAGGTCAAGTCCAGGGCCGACTACGACACCTGGCTGGGCGAGCGCAAGGCCGAAGCTGCCAAGCTCAAGGAGCTGACCAGCAAGGAATGGACCCTGGAGGAGCTGGTGGAACGTGGTGACAAGGTCTACCACACCACCTGCGTGGCCTGTCACCAGGCCGAAGGCCAGGGCCTGCCGCCGATGTTCCCGGCGCTCAAGGGCTCGAAGATCGCCACCGGGCCGAAGGAAGGCCACCTGGGCATCGTCTTCCACGGCAAGCCCGGCACCGCCATGGCCGCGTTCGGCAAGCAGCTCTCGGAAGTCGATATCGCCGCCGTGGTCACCTACGAGCGCAACGCCTGGGGCAACAACAAGGGTGACATGGTGACGCCGAAGGACGTGCTGGCGCTGAAGCAGGCAGAAGCGCAATGA
- a CDS encoding cytochrome c oxidase assembly protein, with the protein MNGLSLKRLVLRLLMLTVVMFAFGFALVPIYDVMCKAFGINGKTGGQYEGSQVSDPTRSVRVQFMSTNASDMVWDFYSTADQLEVNPGAVNQMIFIAHNPTDRPMSAQAIPSITPAEAAAYFHKTECFCFTQQVLQPGERIEMPVRFIVDRDLPASVKHLTLAYTLFDITARHPPVAHVAAEDVQGAR; encoded by the coding sequence ATGAACGGCCTTTCGCTGAAACGCCTGGTGTTGCGCCTGCTGATGCTGACGGTGGTGATGTTCGCCTTCGGCTTCGCCCTGGTGCCCATCTATGACGTGATGTGCAAGGCCTTCGGCATCAACGGCAAGACCGGCGGGCAGTATGAAGGCAGCCAGGTCAGCGACCCGACGCGTTCGGTGAGGGTGCAGTTCATGTCGACCAATGCCAGCGACATGGTCTGGGACTTCTACTCCACCGCAGACCAGCTGGAGGTCAACCCGGGGGCGGTGAACCAGATGATCTTCATCGCCCACAACCCGACCGATCGGCCGATGAGTGCGCAAGCCATCCCCAGCATCACCCCGGCCGAGGCCGCGGCGTACTTCCACAAGACCGAGTGCTTCTGCTTCACCCAGCAGGTGCTGCAGCCCGGTGAACGCATCGAGATGCCGGTGCGCTTCATCGTCGACCGCGACCTGCCGGCCAGCGTGAAGCACCTGACACTGGCCTACACCTTGTTCGACATCACCGCTCGCCACCCGCCGGTCGCGCATGTCGCGGCCGAGGACGTCCAGGGCGCCCGTTAA
- a CDS encoding cytochrome c oxidase subunit 3, translating to MASHEHYYVPAQSKWPIIATIGMFITVFGLGTWFNDMKAGHPESHGPLIFFIGALFLAYMLFGWFGSVVRESRAELYSPQLDRSFRWGMSWFIFSEVMFFLAFFGALFYVRVLAGPWLGGEGAKGVAHMLWPTFEFTWPLLHTPDPKLFPPPKEVIDPWHLPLINTILLVSSSVTITIAHHALRRDHRGPLKLWMALTIILGASFIALQAYEYHEAYTKLGLTLGSGIYGATFFMLTGFHGAHVTLGTIILIVMFVRILRGHFNPEKHFGFEAASWYWHFVDVVWVGLFIFVYVL from the coding sequence ATGGCAAGTCATGAGCACTACTACGTTCCGGCGCAGAGCAAGTGGCCGATCATCGCCACCATCGGCATGTTCATCACGGTGTTCGGCCTGGGTACCTGGTTCAACGACATGAAGGCTGGCCACCCGGAGTCGCACGGGCCGCTGATCTTCTTCATTGGCGCGTTGTTCCTGGCCTACATGCTGTTCGGCTGGTTCGGTTCGGTGGTGCGGGAGAGCCGTGCGGAGCTGTACAGCCCGCAACTGGACCGCTCGTTCCGCTGGGGCATGAGCTGGTTCATCTTCTCCGAGGTGATGTTCTTCCTGGCCTTTTTCGGTGCGCTGTTTTACGTGCGGGTGCTGGCCGGGCCATGGCTGGGCGGTGAAGGGGCGAAGGGTGTTGCGCATATGTTGTGGCCGACCTTCGAGTTCACCTGGCCGCTGCTGCACACGCCCGACCCGAAACTGTTCCCGCCGCCCAAGGAAGTGATCGACCCGTGGCACCTGCCGCTGATCAACACCATCCTGCTGGTCAGTTCGAGCGTGACCATCACCATCGCTCACCATGCCCTGCGCCGCGACCACCGTGGCCCGCTGAAATTGTGGATGGCGCTGACCATCATCCTGGGCGCCAGCTTCATCGCGTTACAGGCCTACGAGTACCACGAGGCCTATACCAAGCTGGGGCTGACCCTGGGGTCGGGGATCTATGGCGCGACGTTCTTCATGCTCACCGGCTTCCACGGCGCCCACGTGACCCTGGGCACGATCATCCTGATCGTGATGTTCGTGCGCATCTTGCGCGGGCATTTCAACCCGGAAAAACACTTTGGTTTCGAGGCGGCCAGCTGGTACTGGCACTTCGTCGATGTGGTGTGGGTGGGGTTGTTCATCTTTGTCTATGTGTTGTGA
- a CDS encoding twin transmembrane helix small protein: protein MLKAAIVLMLLATIASLFSGLVFLVKDDENSTRLLKALTVRVTLAALTIGLVAWGFISGQLVSHAPF from the coding sequence ATGCTCAAGGCCGCGATTGTCCTGATGCTGTTGGCCACGATTGCCAGCCTGTTCAGTGGCCTGGTGTTTCTGGTCAAGGACGATGAAAACTCGACCCGTTTGCTGAAAGCGCTGACCGTGCGGGTGACCCTGGCGGCACTGACCATCGGTTTGGTCGCCTGGGGCTTCATCAGCGGTCAGCTGGTCTCGCACGCCCCTTTCTGA
- a CDS encoding SURF1 family protein, with the protein MRPFRPGWVPTLVVLALLPGLLALGCWQLGRAEEKRVLLAAYAERRIEAPLAVAQLTANPDNAFRRVHLYGRFDAEHSLLLDNRTRDGQAGVELLQPFHDQASGLWLLVNRGWLPWPDRRVPVRFDTPAQALALDASVYVAPGSTFQLHPDPAGGQWPHLLNAVDGAQLWQQLDREGFAHELRLEPGPATYRLDWPVVAMGPEKHLGYAVQWFALAAALVLLYLYFGWHHNKEKRHGHRHSTGSA; encoded by the coding sequence ATGAGGCCGTTTCGTCCGGGCTGGGTACCAACCCTGGTAGTGCTTGCGCTGCTGCCGGGGCTGCTCGCGCTTGGCTGCTGGCAACTCGGCCGTGCCGAGGAAAAGCGCGTGCTGCTGGCTGCCTACGCTGAGCGGCGCATCGAAGCGCCCTTGGCCGTGGCCCAGCTGACAGCGAACCCGGACAATGCCTTCCGCCGCGTGCATCTCTATGGCCGTTTCGACGCCGAGCACAGTCTGCTGCTGGACAACCGCACGCGCGATGGCCAGGCCGGTGTCGAGCTGCTGCAACCCTTCCATGACCAGGCGAGCGGCCTGTGGCTGCTGGTCAACCGCGGCTGGCTGCCCTGGCCGGATCGACGTGTGCCGGTGCGTTTCGACACTCCGGCCCAGGCGTTGGCGCTGGACGCTTCGGTATATGTCGCGCCAGGCAGCACGTTCCAGCTGCATCCAGACCCTGCAGGCGGCCAGTGGCCGCACCTGCTGAACGCCGTGGATGGTGCGCAGCTATGGCAACAGCTCGATCGCGAAGGCTTCGCCCACGAGTTGCGCCTGGAGCCCGGCCCGGCGACCTATCGCCTGGACTGGCCGGTCGTTGCCATGGGCCCGGAAAAACACTTGGGCTACGCCGTGCAGTGGTTTGCCCTGGCAGCCGCTTTGGTACTGCTCTACCTCTACTTCGGCTGGCACCACAACAAGGAGAAACGCCATGGCCACCGCCACTCCACTGGAAGTGCCTGA
- the cyoE gene encoding heme o synthase codes for MATLLSAWRASWRDYLELTKPKVVVLMLITSLAGMFLATRAGVSWSVLLFGNLGIGLCAGGAAVVNHVVDRRIDALMARTHKRPLAQGRVEPLPALLFALALALLGMALLLVFTNALTAWLTLASLLGYAVLYTGFLKRATPQNIVIGGLAGAAPPLLGWVAVSGHVSAEPLLLVLIIFAWTPPHFWALAIHRKEEYAKADIPMLPVTHGERYTKLHILLYTLVLLAVSLLPYAIHMSGLLYLACALVLGLRFLQWAWVLYRGSRPHAAIATFKYSIGYLFALFIALLLDHYLLLNL; via the coding sequence GTGGCGACGCTTCTGAGCGCATGGCGGGCCAGCTGGCGTGATTACCTGGAGCTGACCAAGCCCAAGGTGGTGGTGCTGATGCTGATCACCTCGTTGGCGGGCATGTTCCTTGCCACCCGTGCGGGTGTCAGCTGGAGCGTGCTGCTGTTCGGCAACCTGGGCATCGGCTTGTGTGCAGGCGGCGCGGCGGTGGTGAACCATGTGGTGGACCGACGCATCGACGCGCTGATGGCGCGTACCCACAAGCGACCGCTGGCCCAGGGCCGGGTAGAGCCGCTGCCGGCGCTGCTGTTCGCCCTGGCGCTGGCGCTGCTGGGTATGGCCCTGCTGCTAGTGTTCACCAACGCTCTGACCGCCTGGCTGACACTGGCTTCCCTGCTCGGCTATGCGGTGCTCTACACCGGCTTTCTCAAGCGTGCGACGCCGCAGAACATCGTCATCGGCGGCTTGGCTGGTGCCGCACCGCCGTTGCTGGGTTGGGTGGCAGTCAGCGGGCATGTCAGCGCCGAGCCCCTGTTGCTGGTGCTGATCATCTTCGCCTGGACCCCACCGCACTTCTGGGCCCTGGCCATCCACCGCAAGGAGGAATACGCCAAGGCCGATATCCCGATGCTGCCGGTGACCCATGGCGAGCGCTACACCAAACTGCATATCCTGCTGTACACCCTGGTATTGCTGGCAGTAAGCCTGCTGCCCTATGCCATCCACATGAGCGGCCTGCTGTACCTGGCCTGCGCCCTGGTGCTGGGCCTGCGCTTCCTGCAATGGGCCTGGGTGTTGTACCGTGGCAGCCGGCCGCACGCGGCGATCGCCACCTTCAAGTACTCTATCGGCTACCTGTTCGCGCTGTTCATCGCGTTGCTCCTCGACCACTACCTGTTGCTGAACCTATGA
- a CDS encoding SCO family protein, whose amino-acid sequence MTRTQKTVFILVALVALILGLTVNKVLNGRDQPNPAELIDAGIILLPQSRTVADVTMTNQDGQPVQLDDLKGKWSLLFFGYTYCPDICPTTLAQLRQVKSELPKEAIDRLQVVLVSVDPNRDTPNQLKQYLGYFDKDFVGVVGSIEDTQKLANALSIPFIPADTSKPGYTVDHSGNLAVVGPDGRQRGFIRAPFNNQKLAAQLPGLVKRD is encoded by the coding sequence ATGACCCGAACCCAGAAAACCGTCTTCATCCTCGTTGCCCTGGTCGCGTTGATCCTGGGCCTGACCGTCAACAAGGTGCTCAATGGCCGCGACCAGCCGAACCCCGCCGAGCTGATCGATGCCGGCATCATCCTGCTGCCGCAGAGCCGTACCGTGGCCGACGTGACCATGACCAACCAGGACGGCCAGCCGGTGCAACTGGATGACTTGAAGGGCAAATGGTCGCTGCTGTTCTTCGGCTACACCTACTGCCCGGATATCTGCCCGACCACTTTGGCCCAGTTGCGCCAGGTGAAGAGCGAGCTGCCCAAGGAGGCCATCGATCGGCTGCAGGTGGTGTTGGTGAGCGTGGACCCGAACCGCGATACGCCGAACCAGCTGAAGCAGTACCTGGGTTATTTCGACAAGGATTTTGTCGGGGTGGTGGGGTCGATCGAGGATACCCAGAAGCTGGCCAATGCTTTGAGCATTCCGTTCATCCCGGCCGATACCAGCAAGCCGGGGTATACCGTGGATCACAGCGGCAACCTGGCGGTTGTGGGGCCGGACGGGCGTCAGCGCGGGTTCATTCGGGCGCCGTTCAACAACCAGAAGCTGGCGGCGCAGTTGCCCGGGCTTGTGAAGCGGGATTGA
- a CDS encoding MetQ/NlpA family ABC transporter substrate-binding protein, whose product MKKLLAVVAAVAAFSAHAESLTVAATPVPHAEILNFVKPALAKQGVELKVKEFTDYIQPNVQVAEKRLDANFFQHQPYLDEFNKAKGTNLVSVAGVHIEPLGVYSAKIKKLDELSSRATVVIPNDATNGGRALLLLDKAGVIKLKDNKNILSTVKDVAENPKSLKFRELEAATIPRVLTQVDAALINTNYALEAKLNPEKDALAIEGSDSPYVNILVARPDNKDSDAMKKLAAALHSPEVKQFINEKYKGAVVPAF is encoded by the coding sequence ATGAAGAAGCTGCTTGCTGTTGTCGCCGCTGTCGCGGCCTTCTCGGCCCACGCCGAATCGCTGACTGTCGCCGCTACCCCGGTGCCGCACGCCGAGATCCTCAACTTCGTCAAACCTGCCCTGGCGAAACAGGGCGTGGAGCTGAAGGTCAAGGAATTTACCGATTACATCCAGCCGAACGTGCAGGTTGCCGAAAAGCGCCTGGACGCCAACTTCTTCCAGCACCAGCCGTATCTGGATGAATTCAACAAGGCCAAGGGCACCAACCTGGTGAGCGTGGCCGGCGTGCACATCGAGCCGCTGGGCGTGTACTCGGCCAAGATCAAGAAGCTGGACGAACTGTCCTCCCGTGCCACCGTGGTCATCCCCAACGACGCCACCAACGGCGGCCGCGCGCTGCTGCTGCTGGACAAGGCCGGCGTGATCAAGCTGAAGGACAACAAGAACATCCTGTCCACCGTGAAGGATGTTGCCGAGAACCCGAAAAGCCTGAAGTTCCGTGAACTGGAAGCCGCCACCATCCCGCGCGTGCTGACCCAGGTCGATGCTGCCCTGATCAACACCAACTACGCGCTTGAAGCCAAGCTGAACCCGGAAAAAGACGCCCTGGCCATCGAAGGCAGCGACTCGCCGTACGTGAACATCCTGGTTGCCCGCCCGGACAACAAGGACTCCGATGCGATGAAGAAGCTGGCCGCTGCACTGCACTCGCCTGAGGTGAAGCAGTTCATCAACGAGAAGTACAAAGGCGCTGTAGTTCCGGCGTTCTGA
- a CDS encoding methionine ABC transporter permease translates to MDALSFFANVDWAEIWLASVDTMIMLFGSLFFTVLLGLPLGVLLFLCGPKQMFEQKGVYALLSLIVNILRSLPFIILLIVMIPITVLITGTSLGVAGAIPPLVVGATPFFARLVETALREVDRGIIEATQSMGATTRQIITSALLPEARPGIFAAITVTAITLVSYTAMAGVVGAGGLGDLAIRFGYQRFQTDVMVVTVVLLLVLVQVLQSVGDKLVVHFSRK, encoded by the coding sequence ATGGACGCCCTGAGTTTCTTTGCCAACGTCGACTGGGCCGAAATCTGGCTGGCCAGCGTCGACACCATGATCATGCTGTTCGGCTCGCTGTTCTTCACCGTGCTGCTCGGTTTGCCGCTGGGTGTGCTGCTGTTCCTCTGCGGGCCGAAGCAGATGTTCGAGCAGAAGGGCGTGTATGCGCTGCTGTCGCTGATCGTCAACATCCTGCGCTCGCTGCCGTTCATCATCCTGCTGATCGTGATGATTCCGATCACCGTGCTGATCACCGGCACTTCGCTGGGCGTGGCCGGTGCCATTCCGCCGCTGGTAGTGGGTGCCACGCCGTTCTTCGCGCGCCTAGTGGAAACCGCCCTGCGTGAAGTGGACCGCGGCATCATCGAGGCCACCCAGTCGATGGGCGCCACCACACGCCAGATCATTACCAGCGCACTGCTGCCAGAGGCCCGCCCGGGCATCTTCGCCGCCATTACCGTGACCGCCATCACCCTGGTGTCGTACACCGCCATGGCCGGTGTGGTCGGTGCCGGCGGCCTGGGCGACCTGGCCATCCGCTTCGGCTACCAGCGTTTCCAGACCGATGTGATGGTCGTTACCGTGGTGCTGTTGCTGGTACTGGTTCAAGTCCTGCAAAGCGTGGGCGACAAACTGGTCGTGCATTTTTCCCGTAAGTAA
- a CDS encoding methionine ABC transporter ATP-binding protein, which yields MIEFQQVHKTYRVAGREIPALNPTSLTIEDGQVFGLIGHSGAGKSTMLRLINRLEEPSGGKIIVDGEDVTAFNASQLRGFRQQVGMIFQHFNLLASKTVADNVALPLTLAGELSRSEIDKRVTELLARVGLSDHARKYPAQLSGGQKQRVGIARALSTNPKILLCDEATSALDPQTTASVLQLLAEINRELKLTIVLITHEMDVIRRVCDRVAVMDAGQIVEQGSVAEVFLHPQHPTTKRFVQEDEQVDEGEQRDDFAHVPGRIVRLTFQGDATYAPLLGTVARETGVDYSILAGRIDRIKDVPYGQLTLALIGGDMEAAFARFKAADVHMEVLR from the coding sequence GTGATCGAGTTCCAACAGGTACACAAGACCTACCGCGTCGCCGGTAGGGAAATCCCCGCACTGAATCCGACCAGCCTGACTATTGAAGATGGCCAGGTGTTCGGCCTGATCGGCCATTCCGGCGCCGGCAAAAGCACCATGCTGCGCCTGATCAACCGCCTCGAAGAGCCTTCCGGCGGCAAGATCATCGTCGATGGTGAAGACGTCACCGCGTTCAACGCCAGCCAGCTGCGCGGTTTCCGCCAGCAGGTCGGGATGATTTTCCAGCACTTCAACCTGCTGGCCTCCAAGACCGTCGCCGACAACGTCGCCCTGCCACTGACCCTGGCCGGCGAGCTGTCACGCAGCGAGATCGACAAGCGCGTGACCGAACTGCTGGCCCGTGTCGGCCTGTCCGACCATGCCAGAAAGTACCCGGCTCAGCTGTCCGGCGGCCAGAAGCAGCGCGTCGGTATCGCCCGCGCCCTGTCCACCAACCCGAAGATCCTGCTGTGCGACGAGGCCACCAGCGCCCTCGACCCGCAAACCACCGCCTCGGTCCTGCAATTGCTGGCCGAAATCAACCGTGAGCTGAAGCTGACCATCGTGCTGATCACCCACGAAATGGACGTGATCCGCCGGGTATGCGACCGCGTGGCAGTGATGGACGCGGGCCAGATCGTCGAGCAAGGCTCGGTGGCCGAGGTGTTCCTGCACCCGCAGCACCCCACCACCAAGCGCTTCGTCCAGGAGGACGAGCAGGTCGACGAAGGCGAGCAGCGTGACGACTTCGCCCATGTGCCGGGCCGTATCGTGCGCCTGACCTTCCAGGGCGACGCCACCTACGCGCCGCTGCTGGGCACCGTGGCCCGCGAAACCGGTGTGGACTACAGCATCCTCGCCGGGCGTATCGACCGCATCAAGGATGTCCCCTATGGCCAGCTCACCCTCGCCCTGATCGGCGGTGACATGGAAGCGGCGTTCGCCCGCTTCAAGGCAGCTGACGTACATATGGAGGTACTGCGTTGA